ATTCGTTGGTTGTTTGGAAACAGATTTATGGCGGTGTCCAGGTTGCTTGATAAAGAGTTGAAGGACCTTATGGATGCAGCTACCGCTTCGGAACCACAGTCTCCGTCCGCCGCCCCCTCACCCGAAAGATCATCTTAGACAAGTCGAGGTAGTCAATAATCTTATTGCTGGGCCAATCTTTATACTACTTTGGGTAGGTGGGCCCCTGATGATCGAGTCAAAGCTGATTCTCTACAGAACAGGTTGTTGTACAGTAGCATTGAGCACTATGTATTAAATTTTTTTTCTGACTGGATCCCTGTTGTGAAAATGGccactccatctccactATAAGACCATTCGCATCTCCTTTCTGTGGAGATTGCATGACAAGCTCAccattttttttcaatTCAAATGCTTACATCACCATACCTCATTGACTGCCCACTCAACTCATTGCCTTACAACTCTCTTGCGACCCCATTAAACTACCATCGCCTACTAATCTGCTGCATTGACTGTTTAACAGCAGTCATTCCCATATTGGCATGACCTTATATAAAATCTATTATCTGGCCATGCATTGTGAAACATGAAATATGTCAAGATGATACTTGCtatataatataatatacaACCGAAAGATTATGGATACATCTTTTACATCAACGGCTCAACACTCAACGCTTCGACCGCGCTtctcacctccatctcccagaACAATTGCAGATCGTACCCACCTCCTCTAACTTTGCCCTCTCTATCTTCTCTGACGAACATGACGCCTGATCGTCTATCCACATACTCTCCCTTGGGCTCGTACCACCCCGCCCAAGGGGCGGTATCAGGGTCCGAGTACGGTATCGGGACAAATGGCCCATTGTACGACGGCGatagaggagaatgagagacgtctccttcttgaggCTGGGCTGATAAGAGTGATGGGGGTACGAATTTGAAAAGCGCTTCGGCGCGTAATCGTTTTGCCTCTCGTGCTTCAATCTCAATCTCCCTCGCTCGCTTCGTTTCTCCCTTTGCAAGTGCCTGCGTCACTTCGCCCTTTAtcctctcgtcttccatcCGCTCAACCCGTTCGGCCTCTTcaatcatcctcatcctctcttcccttgcccGACGCTCAATCTCTTCGCGCTTTGATTGAGACATGGATTCTTCCTCGGCCTTGTGTTTGTTGgcttggatgatggatttgtTTTGGCGTTGCCATTCGGTGATGCGAGCTTCGGTTTCGGGGATGGAAACGTCGTtgaggaggttgaaggCTTGAGAGTGTAATATGAGAGTTATTCATGTTTTTCTTGATCAAAGTGaatgagaaaaagaagcttaCTAAGGTCTTCGACGAGTTCGAGGTAATCGTCATATTGTCGATCATTTTCAAAATCATCTCTCCGTTTGTTGAATCTGTCCCCCCCGATATCAACTTGACATCCTTGATAGTGGCTGCATTAACATGACTCACATATCGGCCATTCGCCGTCGGACTGAtacttccttttccacttTGAGATCTTCAAATGTCTGATGCGCAAAGTTTACTTTTCGAAGGATACGGCCGCATTGAGGACACGGTTCGGGACCAAGAGTGAAGAGACGGTCGATACATGATTCACACCTGTCATTCTATCAGCACTACTTGAGGAGAGGCCTCGACTTAAAAAAGGACATACATCTTGTGATAGCAAGGAGAGACGAGTAATCGCAGATTCTTGTTGAATTGTCGATCAGTATGGCATATTGGGCATACATCTTGTTCCGTCTATCCAAACCAAAAGTCAGCTACTTCACCTACTCCTAAACGGCCATCAACACTTACGCGATATTCTGTAACACGCTTGCTAGGATCCCTGACTCCAGCAACGTAGAGATATCCGTCTTCGTGACCTTTTCCGCGGGGACCATTCTGTTTGGGTTGAGGCGCCCTGTGACTGGGTTGGGCCGGCCTACGGATGGTAGACGATGATAAGGGGAGTTTTTTGGGAGGAACTCGGGACATGGTGAGAAGTGTAGTCAAAGAGTACAGTGCTTCGATGTCTTGATCTTCTACGTATTATCCATTTCACCCGGACCGCAGGAGAGCTCGCACAATGACGAATAATGTAAGCGGACGGATCGGGACAACATGCATGCCTCTTTTGGTCAGCCTGGCCGCTCATCCATGAGGCACGCTGTCAGTTGTTCAGCTTACGCAAGCCTAACCAAGTCTCTATTGTCGTCATCGACGCAAGCCTTAGTTATGTTgtacatcttcatctgcatCTACGCATATCTGCTATACATACGAGAGAGTAGACTGCTAGTCCTCCCTCTTACCAACAATGTCTGCTCCAGAAGTATTCCAACTCTCCTTCGGCCCTCTTACCGGCGTTGCTTTCAGCCCAGACAGGACTCGTACGTCTTCTCCTATCGCTACACCCTTGTGCACAACTCACACACACACACTCTTAAAATAGACGTTGCCGTTTCGCCCAACAACAACGAGGTCCATATCTACCAGCGACAAGGCGCAGAGTGGATCCACAAGGATATCCTTGCCGAGGTGCGTTTTCCTGTCGTATCGCATAACGATCGTCGTGTTGACACGTAGATACGCACATCTCAGCACGACAAGCTCATCACTGCCATCTCATGGGCTCCCAACTCGAACCGTATCGTCACCTGCTCCCAAGACCGTAACGCCTACGTCTGGACCCCTACCGAGTCTGGATGGAAGCCTGCCCTTGTCTTGCTCCGTATCAACCGTGCCGCTACTTGCGTCAAGTGGAGTCCCAACGAAGACAAATTTGCCGTCGGAAGCGGTGCGAGGACAATTGCCGTCTGTTattttgatgaggagaacaaCTGGTGGGTGTCAAAGCATGTCAAGAAGCCTTTAAGGTCGACTGTCTTGTCGATTGATTGGCACCCCAACAATGTCCTGTTGGCCGCGGGTACTGCCGAGGCCAAGGCATACGTTTTCTCTGCTTATATCAAGGGTGTTGATTCCAAGTGAGCGAAATTTTTTTTAAGCGTATGGGCCGAAATCTCACGTGCGATTAGGCCCGAGCCTACCGTTTGGGGTGAGAGGTTGCCCTTTGGCACCATTTGTGGCGAGTTTACCTCTCCCGATGGCGGCTGGGTTCACAGCGTTGCATTTTCGCCTTCCGGCAATATCCTCGCCTATGTTTGTACGTTAATCTTGCCCAATAACAGTAAACTAGTCTAATAGGCCTCTTAGCCCATgattcttccctctccatcgTCTATCCTTCCGCGCCCGGCGCTCCTCCCGCTGCCCATTTCGCCCTCCGTCTcccctcccttccctttgtCGATCTGACATTCACCTCTGAATCCACTCTCATTGCTGCGGGGCACGATTGTCAGCCTATCGTGTTCACCGGCTCGGAATCCGGCTGGGCCCTTTCCCACTCTCTCGATGACCCTGCCTCTGGCGGTTCTCGCCCTCTGACCCCGACTGCTACCGGCTCTCGTTCCGGCGGAGTTGGCAGGTTGGGCAACAATGAAGCTTTCAACATGTTCAAGGCCGCTGACTCTAGGGGCCAACGAGGTGTCGCCGCTCCGGGTGCAACTCCGACCAGTGCGGGCTTGACACCTGTCGGTGCTGATGG
This DNA window, taken from Cryptococcus tetragattii IND107 chromosome 6, whole genome shotgun sequence, encodes the following:
- a CDS encoding CDK-activating kinase assembly factor MAT1 is translated as MSRVPPKKLPLSSSTIRRPAQPSHRAPQPKQNGPRGKGHEDGYLYVAGVRDPSKRVTEYRTEQDVCPICHTDRQFNKNLRLLVSPCYHKMCESCIDRLFTLGPEPCPQCGRILRKVNFAHQTFEDLKVEKEVSVRRRMADIFNKRRDDFENDRQYDDYLELVEDLTFNLLNDVSIPETEARITEWQRQNKSIIQANKHKAEEESMSQSKREEIERRAREERMRMIEEAERVERMEDERIKGEVTQALAKGETKRAREIEIEAREAKRLRAEALFKFVPPSLLSAQPQEGDVSHSPLSPSYNGPFVPIPYSDPDTAPWAGWYEPKGEYVDRRSGVMFVREDREGKVRGGGYDLQLFWEMEVRSAVEALSVEPLM